ATCGTGGCGGAGTGGACGTGGTCATTACCGCATCAGGACTGCATGATGTCTTTCTCGTTTCGGACCCTTTATGTGGTGCGTGGGTTGTTTCCGATCACCACATGCCCATCACCGCGTCATTACGGTACTGTGGCAGACTAAAGGTACTGATTGGACTTCTGTGCTCTGCACAAAGCACTAAAGCAAAAGAAAACACCTAAGAGACATTTCATCAGCAGTTTTGATTTTGAATGTGTTTTTTTCATTACTTGGTTAAAAACTAATTTAAAAGGTGCCCAGCGGAGTTGCTGACCACAGGTTAAAGGGTCCACTACAGCGAAGGTGTGGTCATTCTTCAACGTATCTCATGGAATGACCAGTAAAGAGGATTAAACTCTATAATGTATAGAGCTGGCCATTTTGAATgctgaatgaaaaaaaaaatctccgtTGTCATCATAATCCATTTTCCTTCTTTACTGCTGGGACTACACAGAGCTTCCAGAAGAcatgttatttatttaatctGATCCCATCCAAGATGTTTTTACTGTAACTAGTGCAGGGAGTCAGAAAAGGGGGAAGACCGTGTTTGACGTGGACTTCAAGGACGTGCCTTGActtgattgttttttttatgttacGAGTAACTTTTTTTGGACCCGTGTTTACAGGTCAACACCTTATAAAATTGATCTTGcattaaaaaaatctaattttcTCCTGTACGTCACTTTTTTACAGATAGGTGCATATGAGCATGGCATATTTTGTCTGTAGTCCTGACCCATACCCTTTCTTTAAAGACTTGCTCCACTTTGATTCAATCTGCCCAACGGTGTCTTGATTGTGACGCGTCAACTTCACTCAACAGTTATCCAGAAGATTATCCAGTTATCCAGAAGATTATCCAGTTATCCAGAAGATTATCCTTGTATGCAGAAGCTCATTCTGTACTACTGTCTGCCAGATGTTTGTGCTCTGCAATGGATCATGGGGCATGTAGTTTTATAGTGATCAGTTACATTTCTCAAATACAACTTGTGTTCCCTGACTTGTGTTTACTCAACAAGAAAATTTTCAAAGTTTACTTTAATGAGTTTATAATACCTTTTAAAAAAATCACTTCCTAATTTCCTTTCATTTCAGTGCATGTGCCAGTGTTACTCCATACACTGCCATATGTCATAAGTATAGAGAACATGGCCGTGGTACATGTAGGTTCTTGGAGATCCTCAGGTGCTCTTGACCTTTGTGTTGGTGAAGTATGCAGAGTCTGCGTCCTAAAAAAAATGACAGAAGATACAACCAAGTGTGCCTTAACAAAACTGAACAAATCTGGATGACTAACGTGATTTCACAACTTGAATGGACAAGAAGGGAAGTGTACTTGGTCTGAGGCAGCGTGGCCCAGAAAGAAAGTGCCCTGGTAGTCCCTGACCTTCAGGGAATCTGGCCATGTGTTCTGTGACCTCTTAACCTTTCTGGGCCAGGCCCAGCTTTCCCGGTCTACTAGAGCTAATCGCAGTGAGGAGTTGACTGATGCCTACTACTGTGTTTGTGGGGAAAAAGCACGAGTACCACAGTCAGACTGACGAGCTGGAAAAGGCCCTCAACGCCTGCTGAACGATGGGTTTTTATTTTTGCCAAGGTCAGCTCAAAGTCTACATCGGTCTCCCTACTGCTCCACTGAGACAGGTGTTTTAACTGGGTTGCAGGAGGACTGTACTCTGGTATACCACAGAGTACACCAGTTTGGTGACTCCCCTGGCCCAACCCAACTCCAGTACCTCGGGACCAGAGTTGGACTTCACCCACACCACAATTGTGGGGGGTCATGTAAAGCCAGGTGCCAACTCTTCTTCATTAACAAAGCTTCCATAACCGGGACCTGCAGCTATCAGCTCAGGCAGGCAGTTGTGATGGGAGGAGCCTGTGGACAGCACTCACCAGACCAGCCTTGAAGTTCCGCACGCGCTTCCTCCCCAGTACGTCGGTCATGTACCAGGCGAAGGTGGGTGCGTACTGCCAGATGTAGAACATGAACAGGAAAGGCTGCTGGGCAATCCACATCTCCTTCACCTGATTGGACAGGCCGGCCAGGATGAGGTGCACACAGCGCTTGGTGGACATCTTGTGCGTCTGGTCACCCGCACTGGACACAGGCTTTGGGGGGGGTAGAGTCCAAGCGAAAGACCCATTAGGGTCAGAAAGACCAAGGGCCAGACTCTGCTTAACATCCCATGTGAGGCCACGGTACCTTGTCGGTCTGCTCAGTGAAGGCGTTCTGCACGATCTGGGAAACGACGGGCCCGGGGCAGATCATACTGACCGTGATGTCTGGGTAATCGGTCAGCTCCGTTCGCAATGTGTTGAAGAAACCCTGCAGAAGAGCCACCGCAGTATATAATTGTCACGTAAATCAGATTTAACCTTTCTAAAATAATTAAACATTGACAATAAATGTTGAGATACTCTAATGAAAGACACGATACAGAAAAACGGCGTCAAAATAATTTTCATGAAAACGAAACATAGCTCTGGTTCCCCAAGACTTGCAAAACAAATGCAAATGTTTAGATGCCATGGTAACCGACCTGCAGGGCGTATTTGCTGGCGCAGTAACCCGTCGACAAGGGAGCCGCCGCCAATCCGGCGATGCTGCTGACGGTTGCTATGATACCGCTGCCGTGTCGCGTCATGTGGGGCAGCACCTGCTTGGTGATGGACACGGTGCCCAGGTAGTTGAGGTCCATGAGTCCCTGGTACACCTCCACGTCCGTGTCCACGCACAGCGAGCGCTGGCTACGGCCCCCGTTGTTGATCAGCACGTCCACCTGAAGGCCCAGGAAAGCGTGGTGAGATGCCAGCTCTGCGTTTGCTGAAAATGGCATTATAACAGGAAGGAAAGTCCTTCAGTGGAGCAAAGAAACACTCAGATGCCTGCAAACTTGTTCCTGCAGCATTTCCCAATTACGTATTAAACCTTTCTGTGGAACTTCTTAAATATACACTGTATAAGCAACCACATACTCAGAATATGATAGATGTGAGTAGTACTGTGATAAATGAATTCTGGAACAGCCAGACGATTCAACTGTAccttctttgtttgtttgtttacaaaaTCTTCTGACCCTCTAATCAGTAATTTATTGATTCCTGTGATACACCAAGTTGAGTTTCCACACAGCTTCCAGACAGAAAAACGGGAGTGAGGTGGTAAGGAAGGCCAGTGCCCTCTTAAAGAGACTCACCTTGTTGAAGTGTTGAAGTACTTCGCTGGTCTTCGCATGGTGGGACGCCCGGTCCAGCAAATCAAGAGGAAGCACGAGAATGTCCTTGTCCTCTAGACTGGAGTGTTCTGATGGTCCATAAGAGCACAGGATGTGTGTGGCAAAAAGGAGAACAGGGCTGTGTTTACAGGTTTGATGTGATAAACTAAAAGAGCCGTATATTACATGCTTTATGCAGTAGTGGATGTATATGTCCACTATTGTTCCGTTACTCACAGGTGCACCTACCCAAGCAGTTTTGCTTCACCCTCTGTAACTCCTTCTCTCGGCGGGCAGACAGCACCAGCCGCACACCGGACGCAGCGAGCTGATATGCCAGTTCTTCCCCGATGCCACCGGAGGCTCCGGTAATCCAGACCACTTTCCCTCGCAGTGCCACCTCTGCGGAGAAGTGGACAGTTGACGCGGTTAACGTTGTGTAACTATGGACAAGTGACCTTACACCAGCCACGATGACGCAACTAGGTAACAACCGTTACAACACTTACATGTTGCGCAATCCAGCGCACCGTTTTACAGAATAAAAGTCACGTATCATGACCGTTTGATTAGTGTATTCAGTCTGCtccacactcactacacacgAGTAAATTATACTCGTGTTCTCTAGAGTACTACAGACCAGACTGTGGACGTTGCTCTAAAGTAGCTGTGGGAGCTCCAGATGTGAACATTTTAAGGTACAGCTCGTTCACAGAAGGTGCCCCACAGACCTGAACGTTACCTGGGTTCTGGCCGAACCTGTCGGCCCACAGTAAAGTGAAGTCTGCGTCGGCCAAGATGAAGCGAAGGAGCTGAACTAGTAGGTAGACTCCGCCACCCAGGAGGACGATGAAAGTTATGCAGAAATCCATAAGCTTTTGAGGATGCACAACGGGTAATCAAAAGGCAGATAATACAGAACCTACGTCTAA
The nucleotide sequence above comes from Brachyhypopomus gauderio isolate BG-103 unplaced genomic scaffold, BGAUD_0.2 sc43, whole genome shotgun sequence. Encoded proteins:
- the dhrs7 gene encoding dehydrogenase/reductase SDR family member 7; this encodes MDFCITFIVLLGGGVYLLVQLLRFILADADFTLLWADRFGQNPEVALRGKVVWITGASGGIGEELAYQLAASGVRLVLSARREKELQRVKQNCLEHSSLEDKDILVLPLDLLDRASHHAKTSEVLQHFNKVDVLINNGGRSQRSLCVDTDVEVYQGLMDLNYLGTVSITKQVLPHMTRHGSGIIATVSSIAGLAAAPLSTGYCASKYALQGFFNTLRTELTDYPDITVSMICPGPVVSQIVQNAFTEQTDKPVSSAGDQTHKMSTKRCVHLILAGLSNQVKEMWIAQQPFLFMFYIWQYAPTFAWYMTDVLGRKRVRNFKAGLDADSAYFTNTKVKST